The sequence ATCATCTCGTCGAGAATGGCTTTGGCGTGTTGCAGGGTGGGAACGGTGCGATTAAGAGTGAAAGCCTGCAAGGCTTTCTCGTAATTGCCTTCGATGGCGGCTTCCACCAGCAGCTGTTCCGAAGCCAACTGCTGCTCCAGCAGGGCGCGGTGAAACCGCGGCACGTTGCCCATACGCACCGGCTCCGGCCCCTGCGCGGTGATATAGGCCGGCACTTCCACCATGGCGTCGTATGGCAGGTTGGCGATGGCGCCCTTGTTTTCCACAATCACCAGATGGCGTTGGCGCAGATCGAAGGCCAGCGAGCAGGCCACGTCGACGATAAAGGCGCCGTGTACCCCAACGTGGAACGCATCGGGCAGAATACCGGTTTCCCGGTAGCTGGCCGCCGCGGCGAACACCAGCGCCAGATTGGCCAGAATCTCCACGGCGGATTTGGAAACCAACTGACCGAAATCCTGAATCAGCGGATGGTTGAGCAAGGGGATATAACCGGCCAGATTGCCGTTACCAAATACATTGCCAAAGGCGATAAACAGCCCGACAATCGGTAAAATCAACACTGGCCCATACAGCGATTTGCCGAAATTCTGCAATGCCTTGACCGCTCTTTTCATTATCGTCTCTCTTGGTGGTCATTATTGGGTGGGTGGGTACAGAGCAAGGCTAGCAGCGAATGAAGATGTTATTCCCATTATCTTATTGTTTTAAAACAAATAATTCATAATGTTACAGGTGGCCCTCAGAACTGTGATCGCCGATAAGCCAGGGGAGAAGATAATATTTTTTTAATAAGATGTTACGTCTCTGATAGGCAAGTGGTTCCGGCCACCCTATAATCTGCGCCACTTTACGCATCCTGAACTTTTACCCGGACGATGTGTGAGGCAGATAATTTTTACAATCCGGATGCTATCTGATAGTCAGTTAATGAGGTCAATATGACGGTAGAACGTACCTTTTCCATCGTAAAACCGAATGCTGTGGCGAAGAATGCCATTGGTGCGATTTATGCGCGTTTTGAAAGCGCGGGTTTCAACATTGTGGCGGCCAAAATGCTGCATCTGACGCGTGAGCAAGCCGAAGGCTTCTATGCCGAACATCAGGGCAAGCCGTTTTTTGACGCGCTGGTCTCCTTTATGATCTCCGGGCCGATCATGGTGCAGGTGCTGGAAAGCGAAAATGCCGTGCAGCGCAACCGCGATATCATGGGCGCCACCAACCCGGCGAACGCGCTGGCGGGCACGCTGCGCGCCGACTACGCCGACAGCTTTACCGCCAACGCGGTGCATGGCTCGGATTCCCCCGAGTCCGCGCAGCGCGAGATCGCCTATTTTTTCAGCGCCGATGAAATCTGCCCGCGGAATTAATTCCGCGCACCGCTGGCCTGGCGG comes from Brenneria nigrifluens DSM 30175 = ATCC 13028 and encodes:
- the ndk gene encoding nucleoside-diphosphate kinase is translated as MTVERTFSIVKPNAVAKNAIGAIYARFESAGFNIVAAKMLHLTREQAEGFYAEHQGKPFFDALVSFMISGPIMVQVLESENAVQRNRDIMGATNPANALAGTLRADYADSFTANAVHGSDSPESAQREIAYFFSADEICPRN